The Thalassospira sp. TSL5-1 sequence CAGAATTTTTGCCACCAGTCCCTTGCCCGTCCCGGTTTCCCCGCCAATCAGAATGCTGGTAATGGGTACATCGCCAAGCTGTACCAGCATATTGCGGACTTGCTCTGCCGCATCGCTGGGACCGATAAAGCTTTGCGGGCTAAATTTTGAAACCGCCTGTTGGGTGGTGTCGTTAATGCGCTGGCGGGCCTGTGCGCCACGGGTGGCGGTGGCAATGGTCAGGTCTAGCTTGTGAAAGTCCAGTGGCTTTGCCAGAAAATCCAGTGCGCCCAAATCAGCCGCACGTTCAATATCCGTGCGCGTTCCATAGCCGGAAAGGAAAATCCATTCCGATTGCACATTTTGGGCCCGTGCCTCTTCCAGAAAATCCAGGCCATTGCCGTCGGGCAAATTCATATCGGACAGGACGATGGCCGGGGCAAAACCCAGCTCAATAAAAAGCCGCCTTGCATCCTCGATCCGCGGCGAGAGGGTGACGCGCCAGCCTTCACGCTCGAACCGGCGTTTCAGTTCGTTTCCCAAAAGTCTTTCATCTTCGATGATGGCAATGGTTTTCATTTATTTGCCCTCGCATGGCAGAATGATTGTTGTTTGCGCACCGCCCAGCTCGCTTTTATCCAGGCGCATTTCACCGCCGTGACTACGGACCAAATGGTCGATAATGGATAAACCAAGCCCGGCACCGTTGGGTTTGGCTGATTGCAGGGGGCGCACCCCTTTACCCAGTAAAGCTGCGGGATAACCGGGGCCGGAATCAGACAGGATCAATTGTGCATTTTTGTCATCCGTAACAAAACGAATGACGATTTTGCCTGCATTATCTCCCATAGCCTCGCAGGCATTTTTCAAGAGATTCAGCAAAATCTGGCGGACTGTATCACGCGGCAGGAAAACATCACCCGCCTCGATTTCCGATGTCATGGTGATATGTTCGGGCAGGCGATAGCCAAACAGTTTAATCACATCGCCAATCAATTGTTCCGCCGGGATCGTTACGGCTTCTTCATGCAGGAAGGGGCGGCTTTGCAGCAATGAATTTAGCAGCCGTGTGATGCGGTCCATTTCTTCGGTAATCAGGGTGATGCGTTCCTTGTGGTCGGCATCTTCTATTTCGATTTCCAGATTATGCAGCGCCATTGATATGCCGGAAATGGGGTTGCGCAGCTCATGGGCCAGCCGGGCGGAAAACTCGCCAATGGCTGCAAGCCTCGCACCATTTTCCAGTTCGTCCTGCTGGCGTAACAGGGTTTCGGCAGCGGCACGCACCTGTGCCTGCAATTGTTCGGTATATTCGCTTTGCTGTTTGGCCGCATCGCGCAGGCGCGTGGTCATATCGTTATAGTGGGCGTAAATCGGTGTTAGCGGATCATTGTCTGACAGCGGGCGAATATTGGAAAATTCCAGATTGCCGACATTATCAAGCAATTCGGACAGCCGGTTGACTGCGCGAAAGGACCGCCGCTGAAACCATACGATCAGGGCAAGTGAAAAAAGTGGAATGATCGCCAGGGCCACCAGCGCCACGGTCATTTCCTGATTGGCCGACTGGCGTGCATTTTTGACGGTTTGCTGTTGCAGGCGGCTTTCTTCGGCATTGATTTCGCGGATCAGCGATAATGCACCCACCAGATTGCTGCGCGGATTGTCGATTGGCGGTTTCAGATAGTCATCTGCGGCTTGCAGGTTTTGTGGTGTTGCTTCCGATAGTGCGCCACTTGCTGTTTGTAACTGTTCAATATTGCTACGAATACTTTGCAGTTCGGACGGGTCCGGCGGAACCTGGTTGCCAAGATGCTGCACCAGCAATTTGCTGATCCCCACATCAATTTGCTGAAGCTTGTGAAGGTAATGGATGTGATGTTCCAGCGGGTCAAGCCGACTTGCCGATCGCCACGCCGAAAAGGCCAGAAAGGCTAGCGAAATCATCAGTCCGATAGTGGCAAGCGTGATCGAAACTTTTAACGGACGCAGCAGTGTTTTTCGCGCCGATGCGTGACTTGCGCTGGGAGTTTTCATACAGGCTGTTCCTGAATAAGGCGGAAGTGCCGTGATCCGTTATGGTTAACGGATCACGGTAAAGGCAGGAACAGACTGTACTAAAAAAAGATTACGGCAAACAGATGATTGCCATCAGGTCAGTTCTTTTCGCGCGCAACAGCCCGCCAGCCAATATCACGGCGGCAAAAACCCTCCGGCCAGTCGATTTTGTCTACCGCTTCATAGGCGCGTTTTTGCGCTTCGCTAACACTGTTGCCCCGTGCGGTAACACCTAAAACACGGCCACCGGTGGCGGTCAGGCGGTCGCCATCCATTTTGGTGCCCGCATGCAGGATTTTAACCTTATCGAGCGCATCGGCTGCCGCAACATTGCGAATTTCCGTGCCTTTTTCATAGGATCCGGGATACCCCTTGGCGGCCATCACCACCACCATCGCGGTTTCGTCAAACCATTCGGGTTTTACCTGGTCCAGCGTGCCGTTGGCGGCCCCGTCGAGAATATCCAAAACATCCGACTTCAGGCGGCTCATCAAAACCTGGCATTCAGGGTCGCCAAAGCGGATGTTATATTCGATCAGCTTGGGGTTTTCGTTTTCATCAATCATCAAACCGGCAAACAGCACACCCTTGAACGGATGGCCCTCGGCGGCCATGCCTTTGACGGTCGGTACGATGATGTCACGCATCACACGTTCTTCAACGGTGGCGGTGAAAACCGGGGCGGGGCTATAGGCGCCCATGCCGCCGGTATTGGGGCCTGTATCGCCCTCGCCAACGGCTTTGTGGTCCTGGGCTGCGACCAGCGGAATAACATTTTTGCCATCACACACGGCAAAGAAGGAGGCTTCCTCGCCGGTCATAAATTCCTCGATCACGATTTCCGCACCGGCATCGCCAAATTTGCCGCCGACCATGCACTCGTCAATGGCAGCGTTGGCTTCTTCAACCGTCTGGCAAATTGTCACACCCTTGCCAGCAGCAAGGCCATCGGTTTTCACCACAATCGGTGCGCCCTGTTTTTCAACAAAGGCCTTGGCATCGGCAGGGGTGGTAAAGCGGCCATAGGCAGCAGTCGGCACGCCGAATTTGGCCACCATATCCTTCATGAAACCCTTGGAGCCTTCAAGCTGTGCGGCTGCCTTGGAACAGCCAAAGGATTTGATCCCGGCGTCATCCAGGGCATCCACTAGGCCCGCCACCAGCGGGGCCTCGGGCCCGACAACCACCAGATCAACGCCATTGTCGCGGGCGAAAGTGACCAGGCCAGGAATATCGCCATCGGAAATGGCGACACATTGTGCGGAATCGGCAATGCCGGCATTGCCCGGTGCACACCACAGTTTGGTTAAACGCGGGCTACGCGCAATGGCCCAACATAATGCGTGTTCCCGTCCACCGCCGCCAACGACCAGAACTTTCATGACTTTTACCCCGACTGCTTGATGGTCCAGATATGATCCTTTAGGCTTCACATCTTCAGTGCGTAACAAATTACGCAACCGCGTTAATAATTCACGCGGGCTTTTAGCATAAAGTAGCCTTGATGACGCAAGATTTGTTCGACCCATACGCCCCGCAACCGCAACAATCCGGCAACCTGCCGGAATTTTCGGTATCCGACCTGTCCAACGCGCTTAAACGCACGGTCGAGGATGCCTTTTCGTTTGTTCGGGTGCGCGGCGAAATTTCCGGTTTCAAACGTGCCTCCAGCGGCCATCTTTATTTGGCCCTCAAGGATGACAATGCCGTGCTGGATGCCGTTTGCTGGCGCGGAGTTGCCAGCAAACTTGGCATTTCCCCCGAAGATGGCATGGAAGTGATCGTCACCGGGCGCTTAACGACCTTTCCGGGCCGGTCCAAATATCAGATCGTGATCGACAGCATGGAAGTTGCTGGCGAAGGCGCACTTCTGAAATTGCTGGAAGATCGCAAAAAGAAACTGGCCGCCGAAGGCCTGTTTGATGCGGACCGCAAACGTCCCATTCCGTTTTTGCCCGAGGTGATTGGTATTGTCACTTCGCCTACGGGTGCCGTGATTCGCGATATCATGCACCGCCTGCGCGAACGGTTCCCGCGTCGCGTTCTGTTATGGCCCGTGCTGGTGCAGGGCAAAGGGGCAGCAGAGCAGGTGGCCCACGCCGTGCGCGGTTTTAACGAATTGCTGCCTTATGGCGATATTCCGCGCCCCGATGTGTTGATTGTTGCACGCGGTGGCGGCTCGCTGGAAGATTTATGGTCCTTTAACGAGGAAATTGTTGCCCGTGCGGTGGCGGAATCTACCATTCCCGTCATTTCGGCAGTCGGCCATGAAACCGATACCACCCTGATCGATTTTGTATCTGATCTGCGGGCACCGACACCCACCGGGGCCGCCGAAAAGGCCGTACCTGTGCGGCTGGATTTGCTGGCCCAGGTTAATGACGACGGCCAGCGCCTGATTGGT is a genomic window containing:
- a CDS encoding PAS domain-containing sensor histidine kinase — its product is MKTPSASHASARKTLLRPLKVSITLATIGLMISLAFLAFSAWRSASRLDPLEHHIHYLHKLQQIDVGISKLLVQHLGNQVPPDPSELQSIRSNIEQLQTASGALSEATPQNLQAADDYLKPPIDNPRSNLVGALSLIREINAEESRLQQQTVKNARQSANQEMTVALVALAIIPLFSLALIVWFQRRSFRAVNRLSELLDNVGNLEFSNIRPLSDNDPLTPIYAHYNDMTTRLRDAAKQQSEYTEQLQAQVRAAAETLLRQQDELENGARLAAIGEFSARLAHELRNPISGISMALHNLEIEIEDADHKERITLITEEMDRITRLLNSLLQSRPFLHEEAVTIPAEQLIGDVIKLFGYRLPEHITMTSEIEAGDVFLPRDTVRQILLNLLKNACEAMGDNAGKIVIRFVTDDKNAQLILSDSGPGYPAALLGKGVRPLQSAKPNGAGLGLSIIDHLVRSHGGEMRLDKSELGGAQTTIILPCEGK
- the purD gene encoding phosphoribosylamine--glycine ligase, with the protein product MKVLVVGGGGREHALCWAIARSPRLTKLWCAPGNAGIADSAQCVAISDGDIPGLVTFARDNGVDLVVVGPEAPLVAGLVDALDDAGIKSFGCSKAAAQLEGSKGFMKDMVAKFGVPTAAYGRFTTPADAKAFVEKQGAPIVVKTDGLAAGKGVTICQTVEEANAAIDECMVGGKFGDAGAEIVIEEFMTGEEASFFAVCDGKNVIPLVAAQDHKAVGEGDTGPNTGGMGAYSPAPVFTATVEERVMRDIIVPTVKGMAAEGHPFKGVLFAGLMIDENENPKLIEYNIRFGDPECQVLMSRLKSDVLDILDGAANGTLDQVKPEWFDETAMVVVMAAKGYPGSYEKGTEIRNVAAADALDKVKILHAGTKMDGDRLTATGGRVLGVTARGNSVSEAQKRAYEAVDKIDWPEGFCRRDIGWRAVAREKN
- the xseA gene encoding exodeoxyribonuclease VII large subunit, whose translation is MTQDLFDPYAPQPQQSGNLPEFSVSDLSNALKRTVEDAFSFVRVRGEISGFKRASSGHLYLALKDDNAVLDAVCWRGVASKLGISPEDGMEVIVTGRLTTFPGRSKYQIVIDSMEVAGEGALLKLLEDRKKKLAAEGLFDADRKRPIPFLPEVIGIVTSPTGAVIRDIMHRLRERFPRRVLLWPVLVQGKGAAEQVAHAVRGFNELLPYGDIPRPDVLIVARGGGSLEDLWSFNEEIVARAVAESTIPVISAVGHETDTTLIDFVSDLRAPTPTGAAEKAVPVRLDLLAQVNDDGQRLIGAVRRSAGDKRMGLESAARALGDPRRMLEDRAQSLDNWSDRLPRATQSVLQQARARLNETASRLASPREQLSEKRNRLGNAGLKLQAVIDRQVQQQKSRLDRASAGLRPNDAKNDIRRNNRQIQDLSERLKRAMQNTLVREREGLARYDRLLESFSYRNVLKRGFAVVRDADGKLIDHAAMLAMGQHYRLEMQDGSADMQLAGDTSAVNSPATGTPAPQVEKPSQPAASAPQAEAAATSPAAEKPKKPRRKKDPTPKEDDRQGSLL